The following nucleotide sequence is from bacterium.
GGAGCGCCAGCAGTTCGGCCAGCCGATCGCCTCGTTCCAGGCGATCCAGTTCATGCTGGCCGACATGGCCATCGAAGTGGAGGCGATGCGCCTCCTCACCTACAAGGCCGCCTGGATGATCGACGCGGGGACGCCTGCACCCATCGTCTCCAGCTACGCCAAGGCCTTCGGCGCCGACCACGCGATGCGGATCACCACCGATGCGGTCCAGATCTTCGGCGGTTATGGCTATATGAAGGAGTACCCTGTGGAGAAGCTCATGCGGGATGCGAAGCTCCTGCAGATCTACGAGGGAACCTCCCAGGTACAGCGGATGGTGATCGCGCGAAATCTGCTCAGGGTATGAGACGCCCTAGGGAAATCCTGTATTGATTGTCTGCCTGCGGGCAGGTAGGGGACTCGGGTGCATCATCGCGACGGCGCAGCACGGGTCCGCGGCGAGCGCACGCGGGCCGCGATCCTGGAGGCGGCCGAACGGCTGTTTGCCGATCGCGGCTACAGCAACACCCGCCTCGCCGACGTCGCCGAGCAGGTCGGCATCCGGCGCGCGTCCATCGTCTACTACTTCCGCGACAAGCGGGAGCTCTACGAGGCGATGCTGGACGAAGCGTTCGGTCCCCTGCTCGCGAAGCATCGTCAAACGCTCGAGGCCGAAGTCCCGTTCACCGAGAAGCTCGAGCGACTGGCCGTCGAGCTGTCGACCTACGGCTGGGAGCGGCCGACGGCCTTCCGTCTGGTCCTGCACGAGATCGCGGCAGGCCCGCAGCTGGCCTCGCCGGTGATCGCCGGGCTCTTCGCGCCCGTGGGGATGGCGCTCCACGAGGCCGCGATGCGCGAAGAGGTGGTCACCGGGAAGTCGCTGTCGGCCGTCCGCCCCCACGAGATCCTCATGACGGTCGTCGGGACCGTCATGTACCGCTTGTTCGCTCCGCAGGTAGTCGCCCCCGGTCACACGGGGCCCGTGTCGATCGACGCCATGCGCGACGATCTGATCACGATCATCAGGGCGCTGACCGGCTCTTCCCGCCGGCCGCGACTCATCAGGAAGGTATGACGACGATGGAGAACACGCAGGACGTTCCGGTGGGCACGAGCAGCGCGGTCGACTGGCCCGCTTGGATCCGCGGCCTTGGCCGCCAGACGCGTGCCGTGCGCGAGCTGCTCGGCCTTTCGCAGGAGCAGGTGGCCCGTATGGCGGGTGTCAGCCAGGGCGCGGTCAGCCGGCTCGAATCGGCGCGCGGCCTCGCCACGCCGCTGCTGGTGGTGATGAAGATCCACCTGGCGCTCAGCCGCTCGCTCGCCACGATCGACACCGATCTGCTCTCGGACGAGGCCCGCGAGCTGCTCGCGGCGGACATCCGCCGCATCCCGGGCAGCGGGGGCTTCGCGGCGATGCAGGTCCTACGCGAGCCGGAGCTCGAAGAGATCATCCGCCTGTTCCGCGGCATGCCGGAGCGGCATCGCCAGAAGCTAATCTCCGTGGTCCGTGCGACGGTGGCGGCGCTCGGCGGCAACGACGAGGCCGACGAGCCGACCGAGGCCCGTCGGATGGGCTGAGCGACGAAGTCGACCCGGCGTTGCCGGGCCGAACCCGCTGGCCGGCACCCGCGCCGGCGGCGGGCCCGTGTCGGCAGGGACGCCGTGTTGCGACCCGCCGGACGGGCCGATAAGTGGGGCGCCCGATGGCGACCATCCGTAAGCACCGCGGGCATTTTCTCGAGGATTTCGTGCCCGGTGACGTCTACCGTCACCGCGGCGGGAAGACCGTCACCGAGGGTCTCTTCACCCTCTTCACGGACTTCTCCATGACCACCAACCCGCTGTCGAAGAACGCGCGCTACGCTCGCGCCTACGGCTTCGACGGCCTGGTCGTGCCCCCGGGGCTGGTGATGCTCGTGGTGTTCAGCCAGAGCGTCGAGGACGTCTCCGAGAACGCGCGCGCCAACCTCGAGTACATCGACATGCGCTTCGGCGCGCCGGTGTATCTCGGCGACACGCTGGAGGCCGAGACCAAGGTCCTCGGCGTGAAGGGCTCGAGCAGCAACCCGCGCCTCGGCGTCGTCCACGTCCAGACGACCGGCCGCAACCAGGACGGCAAGGTCGTGCTGACGTTCCAGCGCAAGGTGCAGGTCTGGAAGCGCGATCCCGACGCCAAGCTGCACGACGGCGAGGTGGCACCCGACGCCGTCGACGCCGAGCTCGTCCTGCCCGCGTTCGATCGCGGCCGCGGCTACGGCGATCTAGCGCATCTGACGAACCCCGACTCGTACTTCGAGGACTTCACCGCCGGCGACGTGCTCGAGCACTCGCGAGGCCGCGTCGTCACCACCGACCACATCATGCTGACGGGTATCCTCGACAACACCTCGCAGGTGCACTGCAACCAGTGGATGGTCGAGCAGGAACCGGACCGCTACGTCGGCGGGCAGCTGATCGTGTTCGGCGGCATCCCCTTCAACCTGTGCCTCGGTATCTCGTCGGCCGACGTCGGCGACAACTCCCTCGGCGACGTCCGCTACGTCACCGGCCGGCACACGGCGCCGATCTTCGCCGGCGACACGGTCTTCGCGAGCACAGAGATCCGCGCGCTCGCCGACTATCCGGGACGGCCCGATCTGGGGGTCATGAGCGCGACCCTGCGCGGGCACAAGTTCGTGAAGAAGAACGACGCCGTCGAGAAGGTGGAGATCTTCCACCTCGAGCGTGAGATCGCGCTCAAGCGGCGCAGCCACTACGCGGCGTAGGCGCGCGTGCGGAGCGGCGTCGGCGCGCTCGTGGCGATCGCCGGGGCGCTCCTCGCGGTGCGCAGCGCGCTGCTGCTCGCCGGTCGCGGGCGGCCGCGGCGCGGTCCGCAGCCGACGTTCGTCATCGCCGGTGCCTACCGGCGGGTGCGCAATCCGCTCTTCGCCGGCCTGATCGTCGCCGGTGCCGGCGTGGCGCTGTGGACCGGCTCGACGTCCGCGGCGCTCTTCGTCGTCGCCACGGCGATCGCCGCGCACCTCTGGGTCGTGCGCGTCGAGGAGCCGCGCCTGCTGCGCCGTTTCGGCGAGGCCTATCGCGCCTACCGCGACGCCGTGCCGCGCTGGCTGCCGCGGCGCTGAGCGCTGGAGTGGGAACGGGCGGCGACCACCGTCACCGCCCGTCCCCGATGCCTCCCCGCATCACCACCACACCACCGCACCCACACTGAGAACCCACCACCCCACTGGAGCCGGTCCCCCCGGACCGACCCGCACCACACCACGGCGGCTCGTGGTTGCAGACATCGTGCCTTCCTCACCGCCGTCGCAGAATGGACGCGCACCTCACGATTCGGCGGCAGCGGAGGTCCAGCAGGGACGGGAGGTTGCGAGGTCGCCGTGCGCTCCGGAATGCGCAGGAATTGGGCGATTGGGACGGAGTCGGAGGGGGCGAGCGCCCCGGCACCCGCGCCGACCCATGACGCCCCGGTGACGGCGCCGTACAGACCTGAACGCCCGCAGGGCGTGCGGGCCCGGAGGTAGGCGCCGGTCTAGCGCTCGAGGAGCGGCGCCAGCTCGGGGTTCTCCATCACGCTCGGGTCGAGCCGGGCCGCCTCCGCCACCCAGCGCTCGAGCCGTGGCCTGTCGTTCACCTGGCGCGCGATGTCGATGAGCGCCATCACCGCTTCCGGCCGCGTGGCGGGGTCCTCGGCGGCACGCTCGAGCTCGTCGAGCCCTGCTTTGGTCTCGCCGGCGCGGGCGAGGGCCAGGGCACGATTGTAGCGCGCGCGGGGGTAGCTCGGGTCTTCCTCGAGGCAGCGGCCGAGCGCGTCGGCGGCGTCGCGCCAGCGTCCCATCTGCCCGTACAGGAGGCCGAGGGCGAAGAGGCTCTGCGGGACGGGGTCGTGCTCGACGAGCGCGCGGAACTCCGTCTCGGCCTCGGGCAGGCGGCCCTGCTGCGCGAACAGCATCGCGAGGTTGTGCCGGGCCTGGATCGAACGCGGCCACAGCGCCAGGGCCTCGCGATAGGCGCGCTCGGCGTCGGCGAGCTGGCCGCGCGCGGTGTACCAGATGGCGAGGTTGTAGCGCGCCTCCGGGGTGTCGGCGCCCATGTCCTGGCTCGTCTTCCACTCGGCGGCGGCGCGCTCCCAGGCCGCGGCGACGACCGGGGGAAGCGCCGGCAGATCGAGGCTGCGCAACGCGAGCACCGCGTGCAGGCGCACGACGCGGATCGGGTCGGTGAGCGCGGCTTCGAGGCCGCTGCGGACGTCCGGCGTCAGCAGCGGCCGCTGTCCGAGCGCCCACGCCGCACCGGCGCGGACCAGCGGCTGCTCGTCGCGCAGCGCCCCGAGCAGTGCGGGGGTGACGTCGGTCGAGGTGGGGAAGTGCGCGAGCAGGCGCGCCGCGCTACCACGGCGCACACCGTCGCGGCCGCCGCTCTCGACGAGCGCCAGCAGCGCCGGCACCGCGGCGGGTTCGCCCGCGCGACCCTGCGTGATCGCCGTCGCGAGCGCGCGGCGCTTCGCGCGTTCGTGGTCGTCGGGGAACCACGTCTTCACGTGCTCGGCTGCCCATGCCGCATCGTGGTCGCCGTGACACGCGTTGCAGGCGTTCGGCACGCCCAGGTCGAGCGTCATCTGCGGATCGGGACGCTGGAACGAATGATCGTGCCGCGGGTCGTGCTGCATGTAGACGGTGATCGGCATGTGGCACGAGACGCAGCGCGCGCCGGTGCTCTCGGGCGCATGATGCGTGTGGCCGATCTCGCCGTAGCGCGGCTGATGGCAGCCGAGACAGAGCGCATTGCCCTCGCGCCGCGTCTTGCCCGTGTGCGGCTCGTGGCAGTCCCAGCAGTGGACGCCCTCGGCGTACATGCGGCTCATCTGGAACGATACGAGCTCGTACAGCTCCTCCTTCACCTGGCCGTCCGGATAGTACGCGTCGGTATCGAGCAGCTCGGGCTCGTAAGCGTCGAGGAAGAGGTCGCCGGGCGTCCACGGCGCGCGCTCCACGCGGCGTGCGTGACAGGCGCCACAGGCGGCGAGCATGCGCTCGCCTTCGGCGGTCTTCCATGTGTACGCGCGCGGCGTGCCGGCACGCACCGCCGCGATGTGCTCGCGGCCCGGGCCGTGACACGCCTCGCAGCCGACGCCGATCTCCTCCCATTTCGTGTCGTACGTGTCGATCGCCGGCTGATAGCCCTTGTCGTAGCCGGTCGTGTGGCAGAACAGGCACTGCGCGTTCGCGTTCATGCCGCGATTCGTCCAGTGGCCCCAGTCCTCCGGCGTGCGTGGGTCGTTCGTGAAGAGATCGAACCACCCGCCGTCGACGACGTTCCACGCGATCGGCAGCGCCTGGAGCCGCCCCGCCTTCAGTGGACCGACGAACTGCTCGACGCGGGCGTGGCCGAGGGCCCACTCGACGCGCACGTCCTCGGGATGGCCGAGCTTCGCGGCGCGCATCGCGAGCGCGCCGTCGTCGCCCTGCGCGAGTGCGCCCTCCGCATCGATCGGCGCACGCAGCGGAGCATCGCCCGAGGCGGGAAGCATCGCCAGGCGATGCAAAGACGGATGCCATGCTTGCTGCTGAACCGCGTGGCACTCGGCGCATGCTGCGGAGCCTGCGTAGGCCGACATGGCTGCCACGGGCGTCGCCTCCGGTTGCGCGCTCGTACCTTCGGGCCGATCGGAGCGATCGCAACCCGACAGCAGCGCCACGACGATCACCAACCCCGCCGCAACCCCACGAGAGTGATGCACGCAGAGAGCATAACAACCCGAAGCGTCACAAAAAAACCGTTGACACCCCAGGGGGTGGCGAGTACGCCTTTTCGGCCATGCCCCGCTTGGGATTTCTGCGCCCGCTGGTGCTCTGTTGTGCTGTGCTGTTCGCCGCGGGCGACGCGCACGCACGCGTGCTGCTCAAGTGGGACAAGCGCCTGGCGCGCAACTGTGAGCCGCCCGCAGTCTTCTACTCGAGCCAGCACAAGCCGGGCGCGAAGCCGTGCTGCGCCACCGCGGTCGGCATGTGTGCGGGCGGCATCGCCTGTCCGATCACCGGCGTCTGCCCCGACGGCGTCGCGTGCGTGCCGGGCGAGCCGACGCCTCGGCCGAACTTCGTGGTCTCCATCGCCGACGATCTCGGCGCCTGCCACTACGGCACGTCGCCCGAGTGTCGCAGTCCGCAGTCGGGTACGCCGACGCGGGCGCCGAGCACGCCGAACCTCGACGTCCTAGCCGGCTACGGCACGGTCTTCCCGGTCGCGCACAACGTCGCCTCGTGGTGCTTCCCCTCGCTCATCAGCATCGCGACGGGCCGCTACCAGCGCACGTTCGGCGGCGTACCGCGTCCGGCGAACGCGTCCGGTACGATCGCGACCTCGCTGCGTTCGCTCGACGGCGATCCCGCCTCGCCCGACGATCCGTACAACGCCGGCAACAAGGTCGGCGGCTACTGCACGTTCCTCGGCGGCAAGCTCTCGTCGTCGCTCGGCGACAACGGCTTCGATGCGCGCGCGCGTACCGGCGAGCGCGTCTTCGGTCGCACCAACTGCGTCGCGGACACGCCGGGCGGCTATCCGAAATGCGGAACCGAGGCCGGCAGCAGCTACGAGCCGACCAACCTGTTCCGCACCGGCGACGTCTTCCAGTTCCTCGACGGCATGCAGTACGTCGTCCCGGGGGCGAGTCCGGCAGCGGCGCGCGTGCAGAACTTCATGTTGTGGTACGCGCCGCGGATTCCGCACCAGCCGCTGCGCTCGCCGAGCCCGATCCGCGAGCATCTCTTCGGCTACGGGGCCGCCTACCCGCGCGGCGGCCTCTTCGATCTGGGCGCGTTGTGCAGCGGCAACACGTGTCCGCCGACCGTCACCGCGATGAGCGAGACGAACTTCGGCAACGTCTACGAGATGTACGCGAACATCTGGTGGATGGACGACGGCATCCGCGAGCTGCGCAAGTTCTTCCACCAGGTGAGCCAGCCGCACTGCCTCGGCAGCAACGGCCGCAACCGCTTCGACATCGCGACGCCCGCCGCGTGCCCGGGCGCGTGGGTCGAGAGCGTCACGCCCGACGTCGCGCGCAACACCGTCTTCCTGTTCCTCGCCGACAACGGCTGGCATCTACCCAGCTCGAAGCACTCCTACACCGAAAACGGCTACCGCACGCGCCTGATCGTGTTCGACCCGCGCACGTTGCCCGAGGTGCCGTCGTGGGATCCGACCCAGGTTCCGCCGGCGACGCCGTACGAGAGCAACGGGCTCGCGCACGGCGTCGACATCCGCGCCACCGCCGTCGCGATGGCGATGGACACGCCGGGACAGGCCAGCTGTCCGAACGGACCGGACGGCAAACCGTGCGATGGCCGCGATCTGCGCGCCCACCTGGTGACGGCGCCCGGCGGTCCGGCGGCACCCGAGACGCTGCGCCGCGCGCTCTGCGGGCACGAGACCAACAAGCCCACGTCACCGAACACGAACCGCTTCCTCCTCACCCGGCCCGGGACGGTGGGGCGCTGCACGAACCTCGACGCGCCGAGCTGCACCACCAACGCGCAGTGCGGGGTCGGGGAGTTCTGCCTCGGCGGACACTGCATGCCGACGGACGAGCCGTCGTGCACGACCAGCGCGCAGTGCCCGACGGGGGCGGCGTGTCTCGCCAAGAAGTGTCGTGTCGCGCCGGCGTGCCTCACGAGCGCGGAATGCAGTGGCTTCTTCCAGAGCGGCAACTTCGGGTGCGTGGAGCCGGAGACGAAGTGGTGCCGCAACGCTCCGAGCGTCGCGTGCACGGCGCACTCGGATTGCCCCGCCTGCCCCGACGGTGGCGCCTGCTCGCGCGTGTGTGAGGCCCGCAGCCTCAAGTTCTACGACGGCACGGGTACCCTGAGCGGAAAGGCCGAGGTGTCGGACCTGTTCCTCGATCCCGACGAGAAGCGCCTCCATGGCACCGGGCCCGGCGATCTCATCCACGACATGGGTTCGTTGAGCGGGCCGTACGCCAGCGCGATCCGGGACGTCGGCTGCTGCCTCGACGCGTGGTGGGCGTCGCCCGCCCGCGCCGGTGTGCTCTGCGGCGGCGGCTCCTGCCCGGCCGCGCTCACCTGCAACCAGTAGCGACCCGGTGCGTCGCGCCGGGTGGATGCCCGGCGCGATGCACCGGTGCTCGCGGCCGGCGCGCCGCCGCCGGATGACGTGCCCCGGCACGACGCGCCATCGTCGTGCCGACCCACGCGCTGCCTTGCGACGGCCGGGAGCCGTCGTTAGGGTCCGCCGCGATGACGGACTTCCGCGCCAGCGGCGCGTCCGAGCCGATCACGTCCGTGGATCGCCTCGTCGAGGAATTCCATCGCGCCGCGAAGCCGCGGCCCGCCTGGATGATCGGGACGGAGTGGGAGAAGCTCGCGGTCGACGCGCGCACCGGCGCGGCCGCACCCTACGCAGGCGCGCGGGGAATCGAGCGGCTCCTCCGCTCCCTCGCCGAGCGCTATCGCTGGGAGCCGCAGGAAGAGGACGGCCACGTCGTCGCGTTGCTGCGCGAGGGCGCGTCGATCACGCTCGAACCGGGGGGCCAGGTCGAGCTGTCGGGGCAGCAGTGTCCCTCGATTCATTGCACCAGGGACGAGCTCGAGGTGCACGTGCGCGAGCTCGCGAGCGTCGGCGAGGAGCTCGGCATCGCCTTCCTCGGGCTCGGCATGCAGCCGGTGAGCCGGCTCGACGAGATCGAGTGGGTGCCGAAGCAGCGCTACCGTGTGATGCGCGCCTACATGGAGACCGTCGGCACGCTCGGCCATCGCATGATGAAGCAGACGGCCACCGTGCAGGCGAACATCGACTTCGGCGACGAGCGTGATGCGATGCGGAAGATGCGCGTCGGCATGGCGACGGCGCCGCTGTTCAACGCCATGTTCGCCAACTCGTCGATCTCCGAAGGTGATCTCAACGGGCAGATGAGCTATCGCGGCTACGTCTGGACCGACACGGACCGCGTGCGTTGCGGGCTGTTGCCGTTCTGCTTCCGCGACGGCGCCACCTTCGAGGAGTACGCGCAGTGGGCGCTCGACGTGCCGATGTACTTCATCCTGCGCGACGGCCGGTACGTTACCGACGGCATCACCGGCATCCCCTTCCGCGTCTTCCTCGAGCGCGGGCTAGGCGGGCAGCGCACCACGCTCGACGACTGGAAGCTGCACCTGACGACGCTGTTCCCCGAGGTCCGCCTGAAGGGTTACATCGAGTTCCGCTCCACCGACAGTCAGCCGCCCGACCGTGTGCTCGCGCTGCCGGCGCTCGTGAAGGGCGTCTTCTACGAGGACGACTGCCTCGAAGCCGCCTGCGACCTCGTGAAGCGCTGGACCTTCGACGAGTGCGTCGACATCTACCGCGACGTCACGCGCGAGGCCCTGAAGGCGCGTGCACGCGGCATCCCGATCCTCGAGCTGGCGCGCGAGCTGCTCGCGATCGGCGAGGAGGGGCTGCGGCGCCAGGCGTGTCGCAACGCCGCCGGCGACGACGAGCGCATCTACCTCGAGCGGCTCCGCGAGCAGCTCGCCACGGGACGCTCGCCGGCGCGCACGATCGCCGAGAAGTGGCAGGGCGAGTGGGACGCCAGCGTCGCCCGGCTGATCGCCTACACCGCGTTTCGCTGATCAGCCGCCCGCGCACGGCGTGGGGAG
It contains:
- a CDS encoding sulfatase-like hydrolase/transferase, with protein sequence MPRLGFLRPLVLCCAVLFAAGDAHARVLLKWDKRLARNCEPPAVFYSSQHKPGAKPCCATAVGMCAGGIACPITGVCPDGVACVPGEPTPRPNFVVSIADDLGACHYGTSPECRSPQSGTPTRAPSTPNLDVLAGYGTVFPVAHNVASWCFPSLISIATGRYQRTFGGVPRPANASGTIATSLRSLDGDPASPDDPYNAGNKVGGYCTFLGGKLSSSLGDNGFDARARTGERVFGRTNCVADTPGGYPKCGTEAGSSYEPTNLFRTGDVFQFLDGMQYVVPGASPAAARVQNFMLWYAPRIPHQPLRSPSPIREHLFGYGAAYPRGGLFDLGALCSGNTCPPTVTAMSETNFGNVYEMYANIWWMDDGIRELRKFFHQVSQPHCLGSNGRNRFDIATPAACPGAWVESVTPDVARNTVFLFLADNGWHLPSSKHSYTENGYRTRLIVFDPRTLPEVPSWDPTQVPPATPYESNGLAHGVDIRATAVAMAMDTPGQASCPNGPDGKPCDGRDLRAHLVTAPGGPAAPETLRRALCGHETNKPTSPNTNRFLLTRPGTVGRCTNLDAPSCTTNAQCGVGEFCLGGHCMPTDEPSCTTSAQCPTGAACLAKKCRVAPACLTSAECSGFFQSGNFGCVEPETKWCRNAPSVACTAHSDCPACPDGGACSRVCEARSLKFYDGTGTLSGKAEVSDLFLDPDEKRLHGTGPGDLIHDMGSLSGPYASAIRDVGCCLDAWWASPARAGVLCGGGSCPAALTCNQ
- a CDS encoding MaoC family dehydratase N-terminal domain-containing protein; the encoded protein is MATIRKHRGHFLEDFVPGDVYRHRGGKTVTEGLFTLFTDFSMTTNPLSKNARYARAYGFDGLVVPPGLVMLVVFSQSVEDVSENARANLEYIDMRFGAPVYLGDTLEAETKVLGVKGSSSNPRLGVVHVQTTGRNQDGKVVLTFQRKVQVWKRDPDAKLHDGEVAPDAVDAELVLPAFDRGRGYGDLAHLTNPDSYFEDFTAGDVLEHSRGRVVTTDHIMLTGILDNTSQVHCNQWMVEQEPDRYVGGQLIVFGGIPFNLCLGISSADVGDNSLGDVRYVTGRHTAPIFAGDTVFASTEIRALADYPGRPDLGVMSATLRGHKFVKKNDAVEKVEIFHLEREIALKRRSHYAA
- a CDS encoding tetratricopeptide repeat protein, whose amino-acid sequence is MLPASGDAPLRAPIDAEGALAQGDDGALAMRAAKLGHPEDVRVEWALGHARVEQFVGPLKAGRLQALPIAWNVVDGGWFDLFTNDPRTPEDWGHWTNRGMNANAQCLFCHTTGYDKGYQPAIDTYDTKWEEIGVGCEACHGPGREHIAAVRAGTPRAYTWKTAEGERMLAACGACHARRVERAPWTPGDLFLDAYEPELLDTDAYYPDGQVKEELYELVSFQMSRMYAEGVHCWDCHEPHTGKTRREGNALCLGCHQPRYGEIGHTHHAPESTGARCVSCHMPITVYMQHDPRHDHSFQRPDPQMTLDLGVPNACNACHGDHDAAWAAEHVKTWFPDDHERAKRRALATAITQGRAGEPAAVPALLALVESGGRDGVRRGSAARLLAHFPTSTDVTPALLGALRDEQPLVRAGAAWALGQRPLLTPDVRSGLEAALTDPIRVVRLHAVLALRSLDLPALPPVVAAAWERAAAEWKTSQDMGADTPEARYNLAIWYTARGQLADAERAYREALALWPRSIQARHNLAMLFAQQGRLPEAETEFRALVEHDPVPQSLFALGLLYGQMGRWRDAADALGRCLEEDPSYPRARYNRALALARAGETKAGLDELERAAEDPATRPEAVMALIDIARQVNDRPRLERWVAEAARLDPSVMENPELAPLLER
- a CDS encoding isoprenylcysteine carboxylmethyltransferase family protein, translated to MRSGVGALVAIAGALLAVRSALLLAGRGRPRRGPQPTFVIAGAYRRVRNPLFAGLIVAGAGVALWTGSTSAALFVVATAIAAHLWVVRVEEPRLLRRFGEAYRAYRDAVPRWLPRR
- a CDS encoding TetR family transcriptional regulator, yielding MHHRDGAARVRGERTRAAILEAAERLFADRGYSNTRLADVAEQVGIRRASIVYYFRDKRELYEAMLDEAFGPLLAKHRQTLEAEVPFTEKLERLAVELSTYGWERPTAFRLVLHEIAAGPQLASPVIAGLFAPVGMALHEAAMREEVVTGKSLSAVRPHEILMTVVGTVMYRLFAPQVVAPGHTGPVSIDAMRDDLITIIRALTGSSRRPRLIRKV
- a CDS encoding glutamate--cysteine ligase; translation: MTDFRASGASEPITSVDRLVEEFHRAAKPRPAWMIGTEWEKLAVDARTGAAAPYAGARGIERLLRSLAERYRWEPQEEDGHVVALLREGASITLEPGGQVELSGQQCPSIHCTRDELEVHVRELASVGEELGIAFLGLGMQPVSRLDEIEWVPKQRYRVMRAYMETVGTLGHRMMKQTATVQANIDFGDERDAMRKMRVGMATAPLFNAMFANSSISEGDLNGQMSYRGYVWTDTDRVRCGLLPFCFRDGATFEEYAQWALDVPMYFILRDGRYVTDGITGIPFRVFLERGLGGQRTTLDDWKLHLTTLFPEVRLKGYIEFRSTDSQPPDRVLALPALVKGVFYEDDCLEAACDLVKRWTFDECVDIYRDVTREALKARARGIPILELARELLAIGEEGLRRQACRNAAGDDERIYLERLREQLATGRSPARTIAEKWQGEWDASVARLIAYTAFR
- a CDS encoding helix-turn-helix domain-containing protein; this encodes MENTQDVPVGTSSAVDWPAWIRGLGRQTRAVRELLGLSQEQVARMAGVSQGAVSRLESARGLATPLLVVMKIHLALSRSLATIDTDLLSDEARELLAADIRRIPGSGGFAAMQVLREPELEEIIRLFRGMPERHRQKLISVVRATVAALGGNDEADEPTEARRMG